From one Agathobaculum sp. NTUH-O15-33 genomic stretch:
- a CDS encoding DUF3794 and LysM peptidoglycan-binding domain-containing protein — translation MELNQTSICYYDRRLQRTAMSTESADAIVPDTYPDVGRVVCAYGVASVKDQTPQNGRLLISGMVRTTVVYQPEEGGGLRLLNIPISFAHIEECEALNTDAVCLATCRVASVEAVAVNSRKLTVNASLCFESEGYQKTTCNVTEGVDLPQAELRCTPRLVTLIEQAQTCPITVLEDVTMPDAAGLSLLHAECVLRATECRAMQGKAVLKGEASITCLALQEDDAVRVLTSATPFTQILEMPEVGEGDSLSASLTARELDCRLEPDGLLSYTVNAAALLLMRRAQTLQNIDDLYIPGKELQLSQEKTVLRSTPPATAFAGETTETLQTARHVSHIVSAGAFSCDAKRADGEKAQMTAAVQVLYLDDDQQLCFLQRMLPVSIPCSGQGELSQLELVARGAPSGEQGMMLTLSAKGQIAAEEQCTFRCITELNEIDAPCAADGVTLKLRYIDREQPLWDIAKACGTTMEAIRRANELPADAQTAAETMLLIPIGG, via the coding sequence ATGGAACTGAACCAAACAAGCATCTGCTATTATGACAGACGGCTGCAGCGCACCGCTATGAGCACCGAATCGGCCGACGCGATCGTGCCAGACACCTACCCGGACGTGGGCCGCGTGGTGTGTGCGTATGGGGTCGCGTCCGTCAAGGATCAAACGCCGCAAAATGGGCGCTTGCTGATTTCCGGTATGGTGCGTACGACCGTCGTTTACCAGCCGGAGGAGGGGGGCGGCCTGCGGCTGCTGAATATCCCGATCAGCTTTGCGCATATCGAGGAATGCGAAGCGCTGAACACGGACGCGGTGTGTCTGGCGACCTGCCGGGTGGCAAGCGTGGAGGCCGTAGCGGTAAACAGCCGTAAGCTAACGGTAAACGCATCCCTCTGCTTTGAATCCGAGGGGTACCAAAAAACGACATGCAATGTGACCGAGGGGGTCGACCTGCCGCAGGCGGAGCTGCGCTGCACGCCGCGCCTTGTCACGCTGATCGAACAGGCGCAAACCTGCCCGATTACAGTGCTGGAGGACGTGACTATGCCGGACGCCGCCGGGCTGTCGCTTCTGCACGCCGAATGCGTGCTGCGCGCGACCGAGTGCCGCGCCATGCAGGGCAAAGCGGTGCTGAAAGGCGAGGCCAGCATCACCTGCCTTGCCTTGCAGGAGGACGACGCTGTGCGCGTTCTGACCAGCGCGACGCCTTTTACCCAGATCCTCGAGATGCCCGAGGTGGGCGAGGGCGACAGCCTGTCGGCCAGCCTGACCGCACGGGAGCTGGACTGCCGCCTTGAGCCGGACGGCCTGCTTTCCTATACGGTCAACGCGGCGGCTCTTTTGCTGATGCGGCGCGCCCAAACGCTGCAAAATATCGACGACCTGTACATCCCGGGCAAGGAGCTGCAGCTTTCGCAGGAAAAGACCGTGCTGCGTTCAACGCCGCCCGCCACCGCCTTTGCCGGTGAGACGACGGAAACGCTGCAAACCGCGCGGCACGTATCCCATATCGTTTCCGCCGGGGCGTTTAGCTGCGATGCGAAGCGCGCGGACGGGGAAAAGGCCCAGATGACCGCCGCTGTGCAGGTGCTTTATCTGGACGACGATCAGCAGCTTTGTTTTCTCCAGCGGATGCTGCCCGTATCAATCCCATGCTCCGGGCAGGGCGAGCTTTCGCAGCTGGAACTTGTGGCGCGGGGCGCGCCTTCCGGCGAGCAAGGCATGATGTTAACCCTTTCCGCAAAGGGTCAGATCGCGGCGGAGGAGCAATGTACGTTCCGCTGCATCACCGAACTAAACGAGATCGACGCGCCCTGCGCGGCGGACGGCGTGACGCTCAAGCTGCGCTACATCGACCGCGAGCAGCCGCTGTGGGATATCGCCAAAGCCTGCGGCACAACGATGGAGGCGATACGCCGGGCAAACGAACTGCCCGCGGATGCGCAGACGGCGGCCGAGACCATGCTGCTGATTCCGATTGGAGGCTGA
- a CDS encoding diguanylate cyclase domain-containing protein: MTDEERIRQVFQDFEDGGLVSKDIDKVLSCIADRVIGIGIGEQGFVRSKSDIQEIFASGLREDDCAAYSLQYARLDILIHDGQFANACGEVIIHRSENGNVTKSKLLQTLIFVKEGGDWKICGLHASAPAITAENMEAYPLKVAENLLQNMRKEIGEKAFMAEQQFQQAVLADTVAFYIVNFSKNCFEQCQVNQTICAYAEPGTPYEAFVREKIPEYVAEEDREKFLSKLSLGSVLDAIERNETEISCEYMLSRPGGSSFWAVTVIRLITDCITGEHKGIMYVKDIDQQKRRELEMKNKAERDDLTGIYNRTAFVHHVERLLSHRTQATGAFFMLDIDRFKEINDTFGHPFGDFVLVSVAEALKEQFQAGGILGRLGGDEFGAFVPEETAQTLAEGRVAVLMEKLLQLQAPQNISIPISCSIGIADAEGARAFAQLYQQADEAMYRSKHSGKGRCTIYTQQQ, from the coding sequence ATGACTGATGAAGAGCGAATCAGGCAGGTTTTTCAGGATTTTGAGGATGGCGGTCTGGTATCTAAGGATATCGATAAGGTTTTAAGCTGCATTGCAGATCGTGTCATTGGGATCGGCATCGGCGAACAGGGCTTTGTCCGATCCAAAAGTGATATTCAAGAAATATTCGCCAGCGGGCTTCGTGAAGACGACTGCGCGGCTTACTCGCTGCAATATGCGCGGCTGGATATTTTGATCCATGACGGGCAATTTGCCAACGCCTGCGGCGAGGTGATCATCCACCGATCGGAAAACGGAAACGTTACCAAGAGCAAGCTTTTGCAAACGCTGATCTTTGTCAAAGAGGGTGGCGATTGGAAGATATGCGGGCTGCACGCGTCCGCCCCCGCGATCACGGCGGAAAATATGGAGGCCTATCCGCTCAAGGTTGCGGAAAATTTGCTGCAAAACATGCGCAAGGAGATCGGTGAAAAAGCCTTTATGGCGGAGCAGCAGTTCCAACAAGCGGTTTTGGCGGACACGGTCGCGTTTTACATCGTCAATTTTTCCAAGAACTGCTTTGAACAATGTCAGGTGAACCAAACCATTTGCGCCTATGCCGAGCCGGGCACGCCGTACGAAGCCTTTGTGCGCGAAAAGATACCGGAGTATGTGGCGGAGGAAGACCGGGAGAAATTTTTATCCAAGCTTTCACTGGGCAGCGTTTTAGACGCCATCGAGCGAAACGAAACCGAGATCAGCTGCGAATATATGCTGAGCCGCCCCGGCGGCAGCTCCTTTTGGGCCGTGACCGTTATCCGCCTGATCACCGACTGTATCACCGGCGAACACAAGGGTATCATGTATGTTAAGGATATCGATCAGCAGAAGCGCCGGGAACTTGAGATGAAGAACAAAGCGGAGCGTGACGACTTAACGGGGATCTATAACCGCACGGCTTTCGTACATCACGTGGAACGCCTTTTATCCCATAGAACGCAAGCGACAGGCGCGTTTTTCATGCTGGATATCGATCGATTCAAAGAAATAAACGATACCTTTGGGCATCCCTTTGGGGATTTTGTATTGGTATCCGTCGCGGAGGCGCTCAAGGAGCAGTTCCAAGCAGGCGGCATCCTCGGCAGGCTGGGCGGGGATGAATTTGGCGCGTTTGTGCCGGAAGAAACCGCCCAGACCTTGGCCGAAGGGCGTGTGGCCGTATTGATGGAAAAGCTGCTGCAGCTGCAAGCGCCGCAAAACATATCCATTCCGATTTCCTGCAGTATCGGCATCGCGGATGCCGAGGGCGCCCGCGCCTTCGCGCAGCTCTATCAGCAGGCGGATGAGGCGATGTACCGTTCCAAGCACAGCGGAAAGGGCCGCTGCACGATCTATACGCAACAGCAATAG
- a CDS encoding dUTP diphosphatase, protein MQRIAQFYKVSNFRFLADWCEQTHCDPSRAQAIFESIRLPRRATAGSAGYDFFAPVSFSLQPGETLRIPTGIRAEIAEGWVLQLYPRSGLGFRYRLQMDNTVGIIDSDYAYADNEGHIFIKMTNDSKIGKSLHVNAGDGFAQGIFVPFGITQDDNAVGERHGGFGSTTKSAKNQD, encoded by the coding sequence ATGCAAAGAATCGCACAATTTTACAAGGTTAGTAATTTTCGCTTTCTGGCGGATTGGTGCGAGCAAACGCACTGCGACCCTTCCCGCGCGCAAGCGATTTTTGAGAGTATACGGTTGCCCCGCCGCGCGACCGCGGGCTCGGCAGGGTACGACTTTTTCGCGCCCGTTTCCTTTTCTCTTCAACCGGGAGAAACGCTTCGCATCCCGACCGGCATCCGCGCTGAGATCGCGGAGGGCTGGGTGTTGCAGCTCTACCCGCGTTCGGGGCTGGGCTTTCGCTACCGGCTGCAGATGGACAATACCGTAGGCATTATCGACAGCGACTATGCCTATGCGGATAACGAGGGGCATATCTTTATTAAAATGACCAACGATTCCAAGATCGGCAAATCGCTGCACGTCAACGCGGGCGACGGCTTTGCACAGGGCATTTTCGTGCCCTTCGGCATTACGCAGGACGACAACGCCGTCGGCGAGCGGCACGGCGGCTTTGGCAGCACGACAAAATCCGCCAAGAACCAAGATTAG
- a CDS encoding sensor histidine kinase: MRGLTKMLSRYVGAAIGVGLFLLLLNFSLFIAFGVLCQKSAPETKDRVTLIANGVSRQADGSVAVSDEARRALDERYVWAMQLDEQGNVIWGDRLPEDLPRHYSASDIASFARWYLEDYPVYVWSDGDGLLVLASARGSEWKYAVTTSSFLIRQGIRWVPGVLLLNLLTALLLALLLGWRMYRAAAPLAGGIEQLAEEQPVELPVRGVLGDLSADLNRASQKLRTQRDLLDKRDRTRTEWIAGVSHDIRTPLALVQGSAAQLEEDARLPADARQKAALIRQNSQRMGRLVSDLNLASKLEYEMQPLQKILLRPAALLRTVAAEALNSLPEDAAAQIEVRIPPELGELSIYGDEKLLIRAVENLLRNSLAHNGNTVSIRLSLRRTANACHILVTDNGAGLPADVLARLRTPHQDTLPAHGLGLILVRQIAQAHGGAVLFENLLHGLCVTISLPM, from the coding sequence ATGCGGGGACTGACCAAAATGCTCAGCCGCTACGTCGGCGCGGCTATCGGTGTGGGGCTTTTTTTGCTCCTGCTCAATTTTTCGTTGTTTATTGCCTTTGGCGTGCTTTGTCAAAAGAGCGCGCCCGAGACCAAGGACCGCGTGACATTGATCGCAAATGGCGTCTCCCGGCAGGCGGACGGTTCCGTTGCCGTTTCAGACGAGGCACGGCGCGCGCTGGATGAGCGATACGTTTGGGCCATGCAGCTGGATGAGCAAGGCAATGTTATTTGGGGCGACCGCTTGCCGGAAGATCTGCCGCGCCATTACAGCGCCAGCGATATCGCTTCCTTTGCCCGCTGGTATTTGGAGGATTATCCGGTCTATGTCTGGTCGGATGGGGACGGCCTGCTGGTGCTGGCAAGCGCGCGCGGCAGCGAATGGAAATATGCGGTCACCACATCCTCTTTCCTGATCCGGCAAGGCATCCGCTGGGTTCCCGGCGTATTGCTGCTCAATCTGCTCACGGCGCTGCTGTTGGCGCTGTTGCTGGGCTGGCGCATGTATCGCGCGGCGGCCCCGCTCGCAGGCGGGATCGAACAGCTCGCGGAGGAGCAGCCGGTCGAGCTGCCCGTGCGCGGCGTGCTGGGCGATCTTTCGGCCGATCTGAACCGCGCTTCCCAAAAGCTTCGCACACAGCGCGACTTGCTCGATAAGCGCGACCGCACGCGCACCGAATGGATCGCCGGCGTATCGCACGATATCCGCACCCCGCTCGCGCTGGTGCAGGGCAGCGCGGCGCAGCTGGAGGAGGATGCGCGGCTTCCGGCGGACGCCCGCCAAAAGGCTGCGCTGATCCGTCAAAACAGCCAGCGCATGGGGCGTCTGGTTAGCGATTTAAATTTAGCTTCCAAGCTCGAATATGAAATGCAGCCTTTGCAGAAAATACTGTTGCGGCCGGCCGCGCTGCTGCGCACCGTCGCGGCGGAAGCGCTCAACAGCTTGCCGGAAGACGCCGCCGCGCAAATCGAAGTGCGAATCCCGCCGGAGCTTGGCGAGCTGTCCATTTATGGTGATGAAAAATTGCTCATAAGGGCGGTCGAAAACCTGTTGCGCAATAGTCTGGCGCACAACGGGAACACTGTTTCCATCCGCCTATCGCTGCGGCGCACGGCAAACGCCTGTCATATTCTGGTGACGGACAACGGCGCAGGGCTGCCGGCCGATGTTCTGGCGCGTTTGCGCACCCCCCATCAGGATACGCTGCCCGCGCACGGGCTGGGGCTGATATTGGTCCGCCAGATCGCGCAGGCGCATGGCGGCGCGGTGCTGTTTGAAAATCTGTTACACGGGCTTTGTGTGACGATCAGCCTGCCCATGTGA
- a CDS encoding response regulator transcription factor, with translation MNALSNFQILIVDDEPALCRMISDILRDAGFTYMLTAQSCAEARRQFAEWRPDAVLLDVMLPDGDGFSLIEELRRGRDVPILFLSARDADEDRLRGLGLGADDYIAKPFLPRELVLRLTAVLRRAYADRLKCADGLLRLGATTVDWASGTVSRGGTQTALTAKEYALLRKLADNRGHIVTIDALCYAAWGDENFGYENTLMVHIRRLREKIEEEPSRPRYLLTARGLGYKLKREDS, from the coding sequence ATGAATGCTTTATCAAATTTTCAAATTCTGATCGTAGACGACGAACCGGCGCTTTGCCGCATGATCAGCGATATCCTGCGGGACGCCGGCTTTACCTATATGCTAACGGCGCAAAGCTGCGCAGAGGCGCGGCGGCAGTTTGCTGAATGGAGGCCGGACGCGGTTCTGCTTGATGTGATGCTGCCGGACGGCGATGGTTTTAGCCTCATTGAAGAGTTGCGACGCGGACGCGACGTGCCCATCCTGTTCCTCTCCGCGCGCGACGCGGACGAAGACCGGCTGCGCGGTTTGGGACTTGGGGCGGACGATTATATCGCAAAGCCCTTTTTGCCGCGGGAGCTGGTGCTCCGCCTGACCGCGGTGCTGCGCCGCGCCTATGCCGACCGCCTAAAATGTGCGGACGGCCTACTGCGGTTGGGCGCCACAACGGTCGATTGGGCAAGCGGCACGGTATCGCGCGGCGGCACACAGACGGCGCTGACCGCCAAGGAATACGCTCTGCTGCGTAAACTTGCGGATAACCGCGGCCATATCGTAACGATCGACGCCCTTTGCTACGCGGCTTGGGGTGACGAGAACTTCGGTTATGAGAACACGCTGATGGTGCACATTCGCCGCTTGCGGGAAAAGATCGAGGAGGAGCCCTCGCGCCCCCGGTATTTGCTGACAGCGCGCGGACTGGGCTATAAGCTAAAACGGGAGGATAGCTGA
- a CDS encoding ABC transporter ATP-binding protein, whose protein sequence is MRNMIETEDLCKAYGGKLRVKDLRLAVPEGAIYGFLGPNGAGKSTTLKMVLGLARPTKGTVTVFGKRMEPKNRLAILQSVGSLIESPSYYGHLTGEENLHILQTLRRLPKQAVDEALQIVRLTGQKDKKVSQYSLGMKQRLGLAAALLSRPRLLVLDEPTNGLDPAGIQEMRELISDLPRRFGMTVVVSSHLLSEIDQMATHVGVIADGALVYQDRIERLHERSEHRLALRTLQNTQAQSVLSGHGVPCETLDDYLLLPPFADEKTAWCMRLLLENHIGIVRLEDRQKNLEDLFLELTEGAASL, encoded by the coding sequence ATGCGCAATATGATCGAAACAGAGGACTTGTGCAAGGCTTACGGCGGTAAGCTGCGCGTGAAAGACCTGCGCCTCGCCGTGCCGGAGGGCGCAATATACGGATTTCTCGGACCAAACGGCGCGGGCAAATCGACAACGCTGAAAATGGTACTCGGCCTAGCCCGGCCGACAAAGGGCACGGTCACGGTTTTCGGCAAACGGATGGAGCCGAAAAACCGCCTTGCGATCCTGCAAAGCGTTGGATCGCTGATTGAATCCCCTTCCTATTATGGGCATTTGACCGGAGAGGAAAACCTGCATATTTTACAGACCCTGCGTCGGCTGCCGAAGCAAGCGGTCGACGAGGCGCTGCAAATCGTGCGTTTGACCGGACAAAAGGATAAAAAGGTATCGCAGTATTCACTGGGCATGAAACAGCGGCTGGGCTTGGCGGCCGCGCTGTTGTCACGGCCGCGTTTGCTCGTGCTGGATGAACCGACCAACGGTCTTGATCCGGCGGGCATACAGGAGATGCGCGAGCTGATCAGCGATCTGCCGCGTCGATTTGGCATGACGGTCGTGGTGTCCAGCCATTTGCTGAGCGAGATCGACCAGATGGCGACCCATGTCGGCGTGATCGCGGACGGCGCGCTGGTGTATCAGGATCGAATCGAGAGGCTGCACGAGCGAAGCGAGCACCGACTCGCTCTGCGCACGCTGCAAAATACGCAGGCGCAAAGCGTGCTGTCCGGTCACGGCGTACCCTGTGAAACGCTGGACGATTACCTGCTGCTACCACCCTTTGCGGATGAAAAGACGGCATGGTGTATGCGCTTGCTGCTTGAAAACCATATCGGTATCGTACGGCTGGAGGACCGGCAAAAAAATCTGGAAGATCTATTTCTAGAGCTGACGGAGGGGGCTGCCAGTCTGTGA
- a CDS encoding ABC transporter permease, translating to MKVLQMEFYKLKRRKIWLAPLLMLTAQLLWGLWSFSDMSAKELSQGWANILYNFPMLNAMMTPVIAAVIASRAADIEHKGNTYKLLQTVASPGRLFDAKLLCAAGWLTAAIVLQTVTITVFGMMRGFAGAPPVDEIALYFVSTLAVSLTILLFQLILSMLVPNQMIGMILGLVGAFIGLFSLFFPQSFQKLLIWAYYGVLYTVRMDWDRATRVVDYYFVRYDSTGLLCICLFFIALYAIGRRLFIRKEV from the coding sequence GTGAAAGTATTGCAAATGGAGTTTTATAAGCTAAAGCGCCGTAAAATATGGCTCGCTCCGCTGCTGATGCTCACCGCGCAGCTGCTTTGGGGGCTGTGGTCCTTTTCCGACATGAGCGCCAAGGAGCTTTCACAAGGCTGGGCCAATATCCTATATAACTTTCCGATGCTCAACGCGATGATGACCCCGGTGATCGCCGCGGTGATCGCATCGCGCGCGGCCGATATCGAGCATAAGGGCAATACCTATAAGCTGCTTCAAACCGTCGCTTCTCCCGGGCGGCTGTTCGATGCCAAGCTGCTCTGCGCCGCCGGCTGGCTTACGGCAGCCATCGTGCTGCAGACGGTGACGATCACGGTTTTCGGCATGATGCGCGGCTTCGCGGGAGCCCCGCCGGTCGATGAGATTGCGCTTTATTTCGTGTCCACATTAGCGGTCTCTCTAACCATTCTGCTGTTTCAGCTGATTCTGTCCATGCTGGTGCCCAATCAGATGATCGGCATGATCCTCGGTCTGGTCGGCGCATTCATCGGGCTGTTCTCGCTCTTTTTCCCGCAATCATTCCAAAAGCTGTTGATCTGGGCGTATTACGGCGTGCTTTATACCGTGCGAATGGATTGGGATCGCGCGACCCGTGTGGTTGATTATTATTTTGTTCGCTATGATTCAACAGGTCTGCTTTGTATTTGCCTATTTTTCATTGCCCTATATGCGATCGGGCGGCGGCTGTTTATTCGCAAGGAGGTGTAA
- a CDS encoding ABC transporter permease, translating into MLIRSFRAECIKLRRSFIWLALAVLPLLSAVMGTFNYLNNLGILTQQWYSLWTQHSLFYCALFAPALTGVYCAYVCRLEHLGRNWNSVMTMPVAPAHIFFAKLAIVSLLSVLTQLLIGALFLLFGKLAGLTAPVPPELFLWLIRGWWALTVEAALLLCVALVIRSFAIPVGLGILGGFCGIAAFAKGIGAYFPFSLLQLSMCTNKPDEPMQCAPQLFAATSTLFFLAACAFGVLWLKKRDVKTA; encoded by the coding sequence ATGTTGATCAGATCGTTTCGCGCCGAATGCATCAAACTGCGGCGCTCCTTTATTTGGCTGGCGCTGGCCGTGCTGCCGTTGCTCTCCGCCGTAATGGGTACATTTAACTATCTAAACAATCTGGGTATTTTGACCCAGCAGTGGTATTCGCTCTGGACCCAGCATTCGCTGTTTTACTGCGCCCTATTCGCACCCGCGCTAACCGGCGTATACTGCGCTTATGTGTGCCGGTTGGAGCATCTGGGGCGCAACTGGAACAGTGTAATGACCATGCCGGTCGCACCGGCGCATATTTTCTTCGCCAAGCTCGCCATCGTTTCCCTGCTTTCCGTGTTGACACAGTTGCTGATCGGCGCATTGTTCCTGCTTTTCGGCAAGCTGGCTGGGCTGACCGCGCCCGTGCCTCCCGAACTCTTCTTATGGCTGATACGCGGCTGGTGGGCGCTGACCGTGGAGGCGGCTCTTCTTCTATGCGTGGCGCTGGTAATCCGATCATTCGCCATCCCTGTCGGTCTGGGCATTTTAGGCGGCTTCTGCGGGATCGCCGCTTTTGCCAAGGGCATTGGCGCGTATTTTCCTTTTTCTCTTTTGCAGCTTAGCATGTGCACGAACAAACCGGATGAACCGATGCAGTGCGCTCCCCAGCTGTTTGCGGCCACCTCCACCCTGTTTTTTTTAGCAGCTTGCGCATTCGGCGTGCTCTGGCTTAAAAAACGCGACGTCAAAACCGCATAA
- a CDS encoding helix-turn-helix domain-containing protein, translating to MLKDIVARNALRVRELNRPEPDKPLSRTNVYPQDEAAASAGISIKLLGKIERGVQNTTLKTIRKLKFGYNLRDYELLDENGGIEGAQPCYATLNCFARYCVKRSDHTPDTEPSHLLDDLDNELLDHFTLERIETLAVRQHMKEEKLANGNIARRS from the coding sequence ATGTTAAAAGACATCGTTGCAAGAAATGCATTGCGGGTGCGGGAATTAAACCGGCCCGAACCGGATAAGCCGTTATCGCGCACCAATGTATATCCACAAGATGAGGCGGCAGCCAGCGCTGGCATATCGATAAAACTTCTAGGCAAAATAGAGCGCGGGGTGCAGAATACAACGCTGAAAACGATCAGGAAATTGAAATTTGGTTATAACCTACGTGATTATGAGCTACTTGACGAAAATGGAGGCATCGAGGGTGCACAACCGTGCTATGCCACGCTTAACTGCTTTGCCCGGTACTGTGTGAAGCGCTCAGATCATACGCCGGATACGGAACCTTCACACCTGCTCGATGATTTGGACAATGAACTGCTTGACCATTTCACTCTTGAAAGAATCGAAACGCTTGCGGTACGACAGCATATGAAAGAAGAGAAACTGGCGAATGGGAACATAGCGAGGCGAAGCTAA
- a CDS encoding copper amine oxidase N-terminal domain-containing protein: protein MYYCDADVTDSAVTLDVAPQLIDGRTMLPVRAVCEYLNSKVDWNEDSKSIGIFPIAFEVIDPDIPGEYATGNINKYLKDRPVYTGD, encoded by the coding sequence ATGTATTACTGTGACGCAGATGTAACAGACAGTGCGGTTACACTGGATGTTGCGCCACAACTGATTGACGGACGTACGATGCTCCCGGTGCGTGCGGTGTGCGAATATTTAAATTCAAAAGTTGACTGGAATGAAGACTCCAAGTCCATTGGGATTTTTCCGATTGCATTTGAAGTGATTGATCCCGACATTCCCGGAGAATACGCAACGGGCAATATCAATAAGTATTTAAAAGATCGGCCGGTCTATACAGGGGATTAA
- the tyrS gene encoding tyrosine--tRNA ligase has translation MGIYQELVDRGLIAQVTNEQEIKTMIDNGKATFYIGFDPTADSLHVGHFMALCLMKRLQMAGNKPIALIGGGTGMVGDPSGRTDMRSMMTVETIQHNCDCFKKQMERFIEFGEGKAQMVNNADWLMNLNYIELLRDVGSCFSVNNMLRAECYKQRMEKGLSFLEFNYMIMQSYDFYYLFQHYGCNMQFGGNDQWSNMLFGTELIRRKLGKDAHAMTITLLLNSEGKKMGKTAAGAVWLDPNKTSPYDFYQYWRNVDDADVLKCIRMLTFLPLEQINEMDGWEGAQLNRAKEILAYELTALVHGKEEADKAQDAAKSIFVSGGSSENMPTTKLTDADFINEEIGVLTLLVKCGLAASNGEARKLVQGGGVSVAGDKIADPKQMLNRSVFENECIIKKGKKTFHKATL, from the coding sequence ATGGGTATCTATCAGGAACTCGTTGACCGCGGATTGATCGCACAGGTCACAAACGAGCAAGAAATTAAAACAATGATCGACAATGGCAAGGCCACCTTTTATATCGGCTTTGACCCGACGGCGGATAGTCTGCATGTTGGTCATTTTATGGCCCTGTGCCTGATGAAGCGCTTGCAGATGGCCGGCAATAAGCCGATCGCATTGATTGGCGGCGGCACCGGCATGGTGGGCGATCCCTCCGGCCGTACCGATATGCGTTCGATGATGACGGTTGAAACCATCCAGCATAATTGCGACTGCTTCAAAAAGCAAATGGAGCGCTTTATCGAGTTTGGCGAGGGCAAGGCGCAGATGGTCAATAACGCCGACTGGCTGATGAACCTGAATTATATCGAGCTGCTGCGCGATGTCGGCTCATGCTTTTCAGTCAATAACATGTTGCGTGCCGAGTGCTATAAACAGCGCATGGAAAAGGGCCTTAGCTTTTTAGAGTTCAACTACATGATCATGCAGTCCTACGATTTTTACTACCTGTTTCAGCACTACGGCTGCAACATGCAGTTCGGCGGCAACGATCAGTGGAGCAATATGCTGTTCGGCACAGAGCTGATCCGTCGTAAGCTCGGCAAGGACGCGCACGCAATGACGATCACGCTGCTGCTCAATTCGGAAGGCAAGAAGATGGGCAAGACCGCCGCGGGCGCGGTTTGGCTCGATCCGAACAAGACCTCGCCCTACGATTTTTATCAGTATTGGCGCAATGTCGACGACGCGGATGTGCTCAAGTGTATCCGTATGCTGACCTTCCTGCCGCTTGAGCAGATTAACGAGATGGACGGCTGGGAGGGCGCGCAGCTTAACCGCGCCAAGGAGATTCTTGCCTATGAGCTCACTGCGCTCGTGCATGGCAAGGAAGAGGCGGACAAGGCGCAGGACGCGGCAAAGAGCATCTTTGTCAGCGGGGGCTCCAGCGAAAATATGCCTACCACAAAGCTCACGGATGCCGATTTTATAAACGAAGAGATCGGCGTGCTGACCCTGCTGGTCAAATGCGGTCTCGCCGCTTCAAACGGGGAAGCGCGTAAGCTGGTGCAGGGCGGCGGCGTATCCGTTGCGGGTGATAAGATAGCCGACCCCAAGCAGATGCTGAACAGATCGGTTTTTGAAAACGAATGTATCATTAAAAAGGGCAAAAAGACCTTCCACAAGGCGACCCTGTGA